The proteins below are encoded in one region of Desulfobaccales bacterium:
- a CDS encoding DUF72 domain-containing protein, which produces MRVKIGCCGFPVNRREYFRHFQVVEIQQTFYQPPKAETARRWREEAPPAAEFTLKAWQLITHESTSPTYRRLKRPLAEADRPQVGAFRPTPPVLEAWEVTREVAQALGARVVVFQCPASFTPTPEHVDNLRHFFGKIRRDGLTLAWEPRGAWPREEVLNLCAELNLLPVVDPLATPPYPGPVAYFRLHGRGGYRYRYTDPDLAELANLVLDREEAYVMFNNLSMWEDARRFARLVLDG; this is translated from the coding sequence ATGCGGGTCAAGATCGGCTGCTGCGGCTTTCCCGTCAACCGCCGGGAATACTTCCGCCATTTCCAGGTGGTGGAGATCCAGCAGACCTTCTACCAGCCGCCCAAGGCGGAGACGGCCCGGCGCTGGCGGGAGGAGGCGCCGCCGGCGGCGGAATTCACCCTCAAGGCCTGGCAGCTCATCACCCATGAGTCCACCAGCCCCACCTACCGGCGGCTCAAGCGTCCTCTGGCCGAGGCGGACCGCCCCCAGGTGGGGGCCTTCCGCCCCACCCCGCCGGTGCTGGAGGCCTGGGAGGTGACCCGGGAGGTGGCCCAGGCCTTGGGTGCCCGGGTGGTGGTCTTCCAATGCCCCGCCTCCTTCACCCCCACCCCGGAGCATGTGGACAATTTGCGCCACTTCTTTGGAAAGATCCGGCGGGACGGCCTCACCCTGGCCTGGGAGCCCCGGGGAGCCTGGCCCCGGGAGGAGGTGCTGAACCTCTGCGCCGAATTAAACCTGCTGCCGGTGGTGGACCCTCTGGCCACTCCTCCCTACCCCGGTCCGGTGGCCTACTTCCGCCTGCATGGCCGGGGCGGCTACCGCTACCGCTACACCGACCCTGACCTGGCGGAGCTGGCCAACCTGGTCCTGGACCGGGAGGAGGCCTACGTCATGTTTAACAACCTGAGTATGTGGGAGGACGCCCGGAGATTCGCGCGCCTGGTCTTGGATGGGTGA